TGTTGTCAGCGGCGGTGCCACCACAGGTGGTGGCGTCGACATCGATCGCGCTGCTGTCCAGCAGTGCCTTGGTGGCGTTGATGTCACCCTTGAGGCTCGGCGCCGCGGACCAGATCAGCGCCACCGTGCCGGCCACGTGTGGCGAGGCCATCGAGGTGCCGCTGAAGGCCGCGTAGCCGCCGCCGGGGACACTGGAGCGCACGTTGGCGCCCGGGGCGGCGATGTTCGGCTTGAGGCCGTTGTCGATGCCCGACTTGCCGCGGCTGGAGAAGCTGGCGATGTTGTTGTTGATGTCGTAGGCGCCCGCGGCGTAGGACTGCGGGTAGTCACCGGGGGAGCCGGCGGTGTTGCAGCCGGGACCGGAGTTGCCGTTGGAGAACATCGGGAAGATGCCCGCCGCGATCCAGGCGTTGACGGTGGCCTCGTACCACGGGTCGCCGCCGCCGCCGCCCCAGGAGTTGTTGACGATGTCCGGGTGCAGGTCCGGACGGGGGTTGTTGCCGTTGAGGTCGGTCGGTGCGAGCACCCACTGACCCGAGGCGAGCAGCGAGGCGTCGGAGCAGTTGGTGAGCTCGCAACCCTTCGCCGCGATCCACTTGGCGTCGGGGGCGACGCCGATCTGGTTGGCTCCGCCGTCGTTGCCGACCATGGTGCCCATCGTGTGCGTACCGTGATCGTTGTTGTCACACGGGACGGGGCTCGGGCAGATGCCCGCCGGGTCGAACCAGTTGTAGTTGTGGTTGAACGTGCCCCCACCCACGTTGCCACGGTACGAGTTGACGAGCGCGGGGTGATCGAAAGCCACGCCACTGTCGATGTTGGCAACCACGATCCCCTGGCCGCGGTCACCGTACTCGCTCCACACCTGCGGAGCCTTGATGTTGCTGATGCCCCACTCGATCGCGTTGACGGTCGCCTCGGTGGTGCCGAGGGAGGGCTGGATCAGCGGGTAGGACTTGCTGGGCTCGATGCGGGACACGGCCGGGTGGGCCGCGAGCTCCTCGACCAGCGCCTTGGAACCGTTTACCCAGATCGCGTTGACGATCCAGTACGGCTTGAAGGACGCCTTGCGCTCAGTCAGCAACTCGCGCACGGGCAGCTGTGCCCGGTTGGCGGTCGCGGTGAGCTCGGAGTAGACCCGCTGGGCCCGCTGCGCCGCCGGCAGGCTCGCCGCCGGGCTCAGGTTGGCCGTTTCGCGCAGGTAGACGAGGAAGTCGGTGGTGCCACCGGCTTCCAGCGTGGCGAGCAGTGCAGGATTGACCTGCGCCGTCGCCGTCGCCGCTGTCGCTGCGGTTGCCGGCATCAGTCCCAGGGTGAGCAGGACCGACACCGCCACGATCAGCCAAGCTGGTCGTCGCGCCGCCCCGGAGCCGAAGCTCCGTGAGGGTTTTGACATACTTTCCTCCCCTTTGAGGTAGCGGTCTCCGGGATTCCGGAGCCGCTCGCACACATGCAGTCATGCTCTTGTTTCGCAGTGGCGGTCATCAATGGCGTGGGCCGGGCAACTCGCGGGCAGTACGCGGGCGAATCGGTGCCGAATGTCGTCAGTATCCGGTCAATGACTAGATTCCCGGTTGACTTCATCGACATAATCCGATTGGCTGAGTGCTCGGCAGCCAACTGGGGAGGTTGCGTGGAACTTCTGGATAGACCCCTGATCGTCTGTGTCACGTCCGACGTCGCCGTGCGGGAGAAGCTGGTGCGCCAGCTCGACCCGCACGGAGTGGTGCTGATCTGCGCCGACCTCGAAGAGGTCCGCACGATCCTGTTTCCGGTGGCGCCCGCCGAAGCGCCGCTGCACCCCGACGGCGTGCTCACCGTCGGGGACCTCGTCGTGGACCCGGTGGGCTATCGGGTCACCTGGCGGGGCGAGCCCCTGCCGCTCACCCGGCTGGAGCGCCGCCTGCTGGGCTGTCTTGCCGTGCCGCCGCTGGAGGTCTGGACCTATCAGCGGCTCTTCACCGCGGTGTGGGGCGGCGCCTACCTCGGCGACACCTCGATCCTGCACTCGGCCGTGAAACGCCTGCGGGGCAAGCTCCGAGCGGTCGGGCAGGAGATGGAGGTCGAGACGGTCCGCGCCGTGGGCTACCGGCTCACCGTCACTTCTTGAGCGTCGACGACGTGATGGTGGGCTTGCGGGCGCCGAGGAAGAAGATGCCCGGCAGGCCCGCCGTCTCGAACGCGACGCTCCTGTTGCCGCGCAGGACCGACGACTCGATGCTCATCGTGCCGGTGCGGTCGTTGCTGACGAAGAAGACCGCACCGCCGCCCTCGTTGGCCCGGTTGTTCTCCACGATGGTGCCCGCGATGCGCAGCGTGAAGCGGTTGCCGTCGAGGTAGATGGCGCCGCCGCTGCCGCCGCCCGGCCAGCCCGCCGGCGCGGGGTTGGCGCCCTTCCCGATGGCGCTGTTGTGGCTCATGATGCTGTTGAGCACGACCCAGGAGACCCCGATGCTGCTCAGGGCGCCGCCGTTGGAGCAGATCCCGCCCTGCCCGGCCGCGCCGCCGAAGGTCGAGCCGACGATGTAGACCGGCAGATCCTTGGACTGGTCGAGCACCCGGATCGCCGCCCCGCCGAGGTCGGGACCGGTGGAGTCGCACCGGTTGCGTACGAATCGTGAGTTGACCACTTTCAGGCGGCCGCCCCGCACGAAGATCGCGCCGCCGCCCTCGGTCTCGCCCCGCTCGCCGGTCGAGTTGCCCTCGGCGAAGGTGAGGTTCTGCACGGTGAGGACCGGATGGTCCTGATCGTTGCAGTGCGACGTGGTCCAGCCCTGCTGCTCGTCGCAGGTGTTCATGTAGAGGATGCGCCGCTTGCCGCCGCCGCTGAGCGTGACCCGCCCGCCGCCGTCGAGCACGATCGTCCGGCTCGCCGCGTTGCGGACCTTCGCCGTCGCCGCCATGGTGATCACGACGGGTGCGGAGCCGCAGGCGAAGGTGATGATCCCGCCCTTCGCGACGGCGGCGACCACGGCGGCCGAGGTGCAGCTCGCGGGGGTGCCGTCGCCCACGGTCCGGGTCGGCCTGCTCGTGTCCACGGCGCGCCCCTCGGCCGGTACGGCGACGTGGCCGCCCGGGTTGCCCGCCGCGGGCAGCGGCTTCGCCGACGGTGTGGCCGACGGGCTCGGCTCGGGTGCCGCGGTCGAATCGCCGAGCCCCGCGCTCGCGGTCGGCGGCTCGGGGAGCGGCTCGCCCGTCGGCCCCGCCTGTGACGCGGGCGACCCGCAACCTGAGAGGATCAGCGTGCCTACGAGTCCGAGCAGGGTGGCGCTTCGCGTCAATCGCACGGAACCGATGGTAGGGGTATGACTTTGATCTCCGTCCGTTGATTAGGTCCGTTCATCTGCCGCTCGTAGACTTGCGCGTCCGTGCGTTCCCACAACCCACACTGGGAGATTTAGCGAGTTGACCAGCCCGAGCACAGTGGTCCAGGAAACCCCGTACCTGGTCATCGATGTCCGCATAGCGGCCGACCGGTACCGACGCCTCGCCGACTCGTTCGGCGACACCGCCATCTACTACGCCGTGAAGGCGAACCCCGAGCCCAGCGTCATTCGCACGCTGGTCGCGCTCGGCTCCTCCTTCGATGTGGCGAGTCCCGCCGAGATCGAGCTCTGCCTGGCCTCCGGTGCCCAGCCGCAGAACCTCTCCTACGGCAACACGATCAAGAAATCGGCCGACATCGCCTTCGCCTACGCGCGGGGCGTGCGGATGTTCGCCTTCGACAGTGAAGCGGAGCTGACCAAACTCGCCGAGCACGCGCCCGGCGCCCAGGTCTTCTGCCGCCTGCTGGTCGAGACGGTGAACGCCCAGTGGCCGCTGGGAAGCAAGTTCGGCTGTTCGACGGAGATGGCCGTCGAGCTGCTGACGCAGGCACGCGAACTCGGGCTCGACCCCATCGGGGTCTCCTTCCACGTCGGCTCCCAGCAGCTCGATCCGGCCCAGTGGGCCCCGAGCGTCGCCCGGGCCGCCGGGGTCTTCGCCCGGCTTCGCGACCAGGGCATCGAGCTCACCCTGCTCAACGTCGGCGGCGGGTTCCCCGTCGGGTACGCGGAGCCGGTGACGCCGATCGAGGACTTCGCGAAGGCGATCCAGTCCAGTGCCGACGAGCACTTCGGTGCTCGGCTGCCCCGGATCATCGTCGAACCCGGGCGCTATGTGGCGGCCGAGAGCGGCGTGCTGCGTACCCAGGTGGTTCTGGTTTCGCGCAAGTCCCACGACGATGAGAAACGCTGGGTCTACCTCGATGTGGGCCGCTTCGGCGGCCTCGCCGAGACCGAGGGCGAGGCGATCCGCTACCGGATCTCCACCGCCCACGATGACGCGCCCGCCGGTCCGGTGATCCTCGCCGGTCCGACCTGCGACAGCGTCGACATCCTCTACCAGAACACGCCCTACCTGCTGCCACTCGGGCTGCAGCCGGGCGATCTGGTGGAGATCCAGGGGACCGGTGCCTACACCGCGACCTACTCGTCGGCCGCCTTCAACGGCTTCCCGCCACTCGCCACCATCTGCATCGGAGATTCCTGATGACCACAGCCATACCGTCCCTGAAGTTCGAGGGCAGGATCCTCCTGCTCGGCTGCGGCTCGGTGTCGCAGTGCCTGCAGCCGCTGCTGCTGCGCCACCTCGACATGGACTTCACCCGCCTCACCGTGATGGACTTCGAGGACAACGCGAAGTACGTGCCGGACACCCTCGCCTCGGGCGCCCGCTACGTCCGGGAGAAGATCACCCCGGAGAACATCCACGCCGTCCTCGGCGAGCAGCTCGGCGACGGTGACCTGCTCATCAACCTGAGCTGGAACATCGACACCGGCGACATCATCGAGTGGTGCCAGGACAACGGCGTGCTCTACGTCGACACGTCCGTCGAGCTCTGGGACCCGTACGCGGGCCAGGCCGACAGCGACCCGACGACGCGTACGCTCTACCACCGCCACATGAAGCTGCGCGAGCGCGCGGCCACCTGGCGCCCCAACGGCCCGACCGCGGTCGTCGAGCACGGTGCCAACCCGGGCCTCGTGTCGCACTGGACCAAGGTCGCGCTCGCCGACATCGCCACGGCGATGCTGACCGAGCCCGAGCGGCTGCCGCAGCCCCTCGCACCGGAGCGCGCCGCCGCTCTCAACGAGGCGCTGGAGAACCGCGATTACGCGGCCCTCGCCCAGCACACCGGGACCAAGGTCATCCACATCTCGGAGCGGGACACCCAGGTCTCGGACAAGCCCAAGCAGGTCGGCGAGTTCGTCAACACCTGGTCGGTCGAGGGCTTCTTCGAGGAGGGCGTCGCGCCGGCCGAGATGGGCTGGGGCACGCACGAGCCGGAGCTGCCCGCCGGTGCCCACGAGCACCCGACTGGTCCCAAGAACCAGATCTGCCTGGCCCAGAC
This portion of the Allocatelliglobosispora scoriae genome encodes:
- a CDS encoding winged helix-turn-helix domain-containing protein, with protein sequence MELLDRPLIVCVTSDVAVREKLVRQLDPHGVVLICADLEEVRTILFPVAPAEAPLHPDGVLTVGDLVVDPVGYRVTWRGEPLPLTRLERRLLGCLAVPPLEVWTYQRLFTAVWGGAYLGDTSILHSAVKRLRGKLRAVGQEMEVETVRAVGYRLTVTS
- a CDS encoding saccharopine dehydrogenase NADP-binding domain-containing protein, with amino-acid sequence MTTAIPSLKFEGRILLLGCGSVSQCLQPLLLRHLDMDFTRLTVMDFEDNAKYVPDTLASGARYVREKITPENIHAVLGEQLGDGDLLINLSWNIDTGDIIEWCQDNGVLYVDTSVELWDPYAGQADSDPTTRTLYHRHMKLRERAATWRPNGPTAVVEHGANPGLVSHWTKVALADIATAMLTEPERLPQPLAPERAAALNEALENRDYAALAQHTGTKVIHISERDTQVSDKPKQVGEFVNTWSVEGFFEEGVAPAEMGWGTHEPELPAGAHEHPTGPKNQICLAQTGISTYVKSWVPLGGPIVGMVVRHGEAFTISDKLTVWDGDEAVYRPTVHYAYLPTDAAMNSLHECRMRGYELQTDQRIMNDEITEGRDELGVLLMGHDLNGWWVGSQLDIAETRELVQHQNATTLQVAASVLGAVYWIVANPTQGLCVPDDLDHEAVLAVANPYLGPTPSVHTTWTPADNGYDPFANYKSAANTDEPWAFGNFLLK
- a CDS encoding type III PLP-dependent enzyme; this encodes MTSPSTVVQETPYLVIDVRIAADRYRRLADSFGDTAIYYAVKANPEPSVIRTLVALGSSFDVASPAEIELCLASGAQPQNLSYGNTIKKSADIAFAYARGVRMFAFDSEAELTKLAEHAPGAQVFCRLLVETVNAQWPLGSKFGCSTEMAVELLTQARELGLDPIGVSFHVGSQQLDPAQWAPSVARAAGVFARLRDQGIELTLLNVGGGFPVGYAEPVTPIEDFAKAIQSSADEHFGARLPRIIVEPGRYVAAESGVLRTQVVLVSRKSHDDEKRWVYLDVGRFGGLAETEGEAIRYRISTAHDDAPAGPVILAGPTCDSVDILYQNTPYLLPLGLQPGDLVEIQGTGAYTATYSSAAFNGFPPLATICIGDS